The following coding sequences lie in one Synechococcus sp. CC9902 genomic window:
- the gpmI gene encoding 2,3-bisphosphoglycerate-independent phosphoglycerate mutase, with protein sequence MNVGSSTSKGSARTGSIAPVVLTILDGWGHRDEEENNAIRQGDTPVMEALWHAYPHTLIQASGSHVGLPDQQMGNSEVGHLTIGAGRIIRQELVRIGETVRNDQLKSTPELQKLAERVKAAGSTLHLLGLCSDGGVHSHVDHLCGVIQWAAEAGITKVAVHVITDGRDTPTQSAPGYVKAVQDSLQSTGIGTIASLCGRYWAMDRDQRWERTDKAYRLYTDPDIDVDERQPETILSDSYGEGITDEFLEPARLQDTVMQDGDALLMFNFRPDRARQIIQALCLDDFEGFEREHTPTLDVLTFTQLEQNLPVSVAFPPEPLNNLLGQVVAEAGLLQYRTAETEKYPHVTYFMNGGIEQPLPGEERHLVPSPRVATYDLSPAMSADELTASCIKAIETRKYALIVINYANPDMVGHTGMMDAAKEAIQTVDACIGRLLNAIGREGGTMLITADHGNAELMRGADGQAWTAHTTNPVPVILVEGEQRKIPGHGNAITLRDNGGLADIAPTLLQILDLQQPSAMTGDSLIAPMSNVDPSPLSARLPQPV encoded by the coding sequence GTGAACGTGGGCAGCAGCACTTCCAAGGGTTCAGCACGCACCGGATCAATCGCTCCGGTGGTTCTCACCATTCTTGATGGTTGGGGACATCGAGACGAAGAAGAGAACAATGCCATTCGACAGGGAGACACTCCTGTAATGGAGGCTCTTTGGCATGCCTATCCCCACACCTTGATCCAAGCGAGTGGATCCCACGTGGGTCTTCCAGATCAACAAATGGGAAATTCCGAGGTTGGTCACCTCACCATCGGTGCTGGACGCATTATTCGTCAGGAATTGGTTCGCATCGGCGAGACGGTGCGCAACGACCAGCTCAAGAGCACCCCGGAGCTGCAGAAGCTGGCGGAACGAGTTAAGGCTGCGGGGAGCACCCTCCACCTACTCGGACTGTGTTCCGATGGAGGCGTCCACAGCCACGTCGACCACCTCTGCGGTGTGATCCAGTGGGCAGCAGAAGCTGGAATTACCAAGGTTGCGGTTCATGTGATCACCGATGGACGTGATACCCCAACCCAAAGTGCACCGGGGTACGTCAAAGCTGTCCAGGACAGCCTTCAGTCCACAGGCATCGGCACCATTGCCAGCCTGTGCGGTCGCTACTGGGCGATGGATCGGGACCAACGCTGGGAACGAACCGACAAGGCATACAGGCTTTACACCGATCCCGACATCGACGTGGATGAGCGCCAACCCGAAACCATCCTCAGCGACAGCTACGGGGAAGGAATCACCGATGAATTCCTCGAACCAGCACGTCTTCAAGACACCGTGATGCAGGACGGTGATGCGCTTCTGATGTTCAATTTCCGACCCGACAGAGCCCGACAAATCATTCAGGCCCTGTGTTTGGACGATTTTGAAGGCTTTGAGCGCGAACACACTCCGACCCTGGATGTGCTGACCTTCACTCAGCTGGAACAAAATTTGCCAGTTTCCGTGGCCTTTCCCCCAGAACCGCTCAACAATCTTTTGGGGCAAGTTGTCGCGGAAGCGGGATTACTGCAATACAGAACGGCAGAAACAGAAAAATATCCCCACGTCACTTACTTCATGAATGGAGGCATCGAACAGCCCTTACCAGGAGAAGAACGTCATCTCGTTCCCTCCCCACGTGTCGCGACCTACGACCTATCTCCTGCCATGTCGGCGGATGAACTCACCGCAAGCTGCATCAAAGCGATTGAAACGAGAAAGTACGCCTTAATCGTGATCAATTACGCCAATCCCGACATGGTGGGGCATACGGGGATGATGGACGCGGCCAAAGAGGCAATCCAAACCGTCGACGCCTGCATTGGTCGTTTACTCAATGCGATCGGTCGAGAGGGAGGAACCATGTTGATCACAGCTGATCATGGCAACGCAGAATTAATGAGGGGAGCCGATGGACAAGCCTGGACCGCCCACACCACGAACCCAGTGCCGGTGATTCTTGTGGAAGGAGAGCAACGCAAAATCCCTGGCCACGGCAATGCGATTACCCTTCGCGATAATGGCGGTCTAGCTGATATCGCCCCGACGCTTCTGCAGATTCTCGATCTACAGCAACCGAGTGCCATGACAGGGGACAGCTTGATTGCTCCCATGTCGAACGTCGATCCCTCTCCCCTATCTGCCCGTCTTCCCCAACCTGTCTGA
- the pyrR gene encoding bifunctional pyr operon transcriptional regulator/uracil phosphoribosyltransferase PyrR encodes MADQDRVEILSDRELGRTLVRLATQVLEQVDDSRRLMLLGIPTRGVELSRVLAQELERLSGHPIAQGSIDPTFHRDDLERIGTRLAQTTTLPCNLEDRQVLLVDDVIFTGRTVRAAMEALHGWGRAQRVMLLVMVDRGHRELPIQPDFCGRTVPSRRSETIELRLRDVDGEEGVFLKRSIPLT; translated from the coding sequence ATGGCCGACCAAGACCGGGTAGAAATTCTCTCCGACCGAGAGCTGGGCCGAACCTTGGTCCGTCTGGCGACGCAGGTGTTGGAGCAAGTGGACGACAGCCGTCGCTTGATGTTGCTGGGAATCCCGACACGAGGTGTGGAGCTGTCCCGTGTTTTGGCTCAGGAATTGGAGCGATTGAGTGGTCATCCGATTGCTCAAGGATCAATTGACCCGACCTTTCATCGAGATGATCTCGAGCGGATCGGTACACGCTTGGCGCAAACAACAACTCTCCCTTGCAACCTGGAAGATCGGCAGGTGTTGTTGGTGGACGATGTGATTTTCACAGGGCGCACAGTGCGTGCGGCCATGGAGGCACTCCATGGCTGGGGCCGAGCCCAGCGCGTGATGTTGCTCGTAATGGTGGACCGTGGTCACAGGGAGTTGCCGATTCAGCCGGACTTCTGTGGCCGAACGGTCCCCTCGCGGCGCAGCGAAACGATCGAACTGCGCCTGCGAGATGTTGACGGGGAAGAGGGGGTCTTTCTGAAGCGCTCTATCCCGCTGACATGA